One window from the genome of Jiangella alba encodes:
- the mobF gene encoding MobF family relaxase, which produces MPGASAAQVLIAAAYLWSVTVSMRVMSAGAGYRYLLTSVAAGDGDRSLSTPLTRYYQEKGTPPGYWIGTGVGGLGDGSLAPGDVVTERQLRRLLGEGHDPLTDEPLGRAYFQFKPLAERIAIRTAALDPALSPEQRDMRIQELTAEEEARSSPRTVAGYDYTFSVPKSVSVLWALADIGSQALIVQAHHAAVADVIDMLERDVAMTRTGRGGVAQVETRGVVATAFDHYDSRAADPQLHTHVVIANRVQGRDGVWRTLDGRPMHAAVVALSEHYNAVLADTLTRDLGVQWEQRDRGRDRNPAWEIAGVGDELVREFSSRAADIEVEKDRLIDAYVRSHGRRPSQRTVLRLRQQATLATRPDKTVRSLSELTALWRTRAGPLVDTDPVAWTSNLIAAGNGRAVLRADDLPQDELVQLAAIVVERVGDRRPTWRRWNLHAETSRQLMHLRFATTSDREAVIGLVVDAAEKASLRLTPPELASTPEAFQRADGSSVFRPKYGAVYSSAAVFAAEDRLLRLANTRTAPTVDLEVVARGVGHHDDGVVLAADQVLAVEKLATSARVVDVLVGPAGTGKTTTLSGLRRAWEAQPGTGHVIGLAPSATAAEVLAADLGVETETTAKWLHEHRHGRWDLRPGQLVVLDEASLAGTFALDAIAAHVAEAGAKLVLVGDWAQLDAVDTSGAFGLLARSRDDAPRLTDARRFVHRWEKSASLSLRLGRPSAVATYQKRGRVAGGDHDEMLEAAYRAWQADLDAGRITSLIAEDSETVAALNARARNDRVLAGLVADTGVALADGNRAGQGDVVITRRNERRLSIGRSWVKNGDRWVVTACHLDGAVSMRRAGSTWHGTVTLPAWYVAEYLDLGYAITTHRAEGSTVDTAHVIVGSSSMTREALYVAMTRGRHSNIAYVATDRAHLEDHQKAGIEDPTAGDILRAVLKHTGSELSAHETLAAEQDHWSSLSQLAAEYETIAEHAQADHVATMLSDAGLDEDRLETVVSSEAFGSLVSTLRRAWAAGFNPAAVTRQAVLSGRLDEVDDLTTVLRYRVRRLTDASRAPRTVPGRQRLIVGLIPRAAGLIADDVNAALAELDGLIEHRADELAAAAVADDQEWVRRCGRRPREPAAYRAWTNCVRLIAAYRDLRGVTDDHPTGPRPTDDRELIDFHRAERALREARALNRPEVSAGGIVNEPVKVDQGQR; this is translated from the coding sequence TTGCCAGGAGCCTCGGCCGCACAGGTACTGATCGCGGCCGCGTACCTGTGGTCGGTGACGGTGTCGATGCGGGTGATGAGCGCGGGCGCGGGATATCGGTACCTGCTGACGTCGGTGGCGGCCGGCGATGGTGACCGGTCGCTGTCGACGCCGCTGACCCGGTACTACCAGGAGAAGGGCACTCCGCCCGGCTACTGGATCGGGACCGGGGTCGGCGGTCTGGGCGACGGGTCACTGGCGCCCGGCGACGTGGTGACCGAGCGGCAGCTACGCCGTCTGCTGGGCGAGGGCCACGACCCACTGACGGACGAACCGCTGGGACGGGCATACTTCCAGTTCAAGCCGCTCGCCGAACGCATCGCCATCCGCACGGCCGCCCTCGATCCTGCGCTCTCGCCGGAACAGCGCGACATGCGCATCCAGGAGCTCACGGCGGAGGAAGAGGCGCGCTCGAGTCCACGGACGGTGGCCGGCTACGACTACACGTTCTCGGTGCCCAAATCGGTCTCGGTGCTCTGGGCGCTCGCCGACATCGGGTCCCAGGCGCTGATCGTGCAGGCACATCACGCCGCCGTCGCCGACGTCATCGACATGCTGGAACGCGACGTCGCGATGACGCGTACCGGCCGTGGCGGTGTCGCACAGGTCGAGACCCGCGGCGTCGTGGCGACGGCGTTCGACCACTACGACTCCAGAGCCGCGGATCCGCAGCTGCACACGCACGTCGTCATCGCCAATCGTGTGCAGGGCCGCGACGGCGTGTGGCGCACGCTCGACGGCCGGCCGATGCACGCGGCCGTGGTCGCGCTGTCCGAGCACTACAACGCCGTCCTGGCCGACACGCTCACCCGCGATCTCGGCGTCCAGTGGGAACAGCGAGACCGCGGCCGGGACCGCAATCCGGCCTGGGAGATCGCCGGGGTCGGCGACGAGCTGGTGCGCGAGTTCTCTTCTCGGGCCGCGGACATCGAGGTGGAGAAGGACCGGCTCATCGACGCGTACGTCCGGTCGCACGGCCGGCGCCCCTCGCAACGAACGGTGTTGCGGCTGCGACAGCAGGCGACGCTGGCCACGCGTCCGGACAAGACGGTGCGCTCGTTGTCCGAGCTGACTGCACTGTGGCGCACCCGTGCAGGCCCGCTCGTCGATACCGACCCAGTCGCCTGGACGTCGAACCTCATCGCGGCGGGGAACGGGCGCGCCGTCCTCCGTGCCGACGACCTGCCGCAGGACGAACTGGTGCAGCTGGCGGCCATTGTGGTCGAACGAGTGGGGGACCGGCGGCCGACCTGGCGGAGGTGGAATCTCCACGCCGAGACGTCCCGGCAGCTGATGCACCTGCGCTTCGCGACGACCAGTGACCGGGAGGCCGTCATTGGGCTGGTCGTCGACGCGGCAGAGAAGGCGTCGCTACGTCTGACGCCGCCGGAGCTGGCGTCCACGCCAGAGGCTTTCCAGCGCGCTGACGGATCGAGCGTCTTCCGGCCCAAGTACGGCGCCGTGTACTCCTCGGCGGCCGTGTTCGCTGCCGAGGATCGGCTCCTGCGGCTGGCCAACACCCGTACTGCGCCGACCGTCGACCTGGAGGTCGTCGCACGCGGGGTCGGCCACCACGACGACGGCGTCGTGCTCGCCGCCGACCAAGTGCTCGCAGTCGAGAAGCTCGCTACCTCCGCACGCGTCGTCGACGTGCTCGTCGGGCCGGCCGGGACGGGCAAGACGACAACGCTCAGCGGGCTGCGCCGCGCCTGGGAGGCACAGCCGGGCACCGGCCACGTCATAGGCCTCGCGCCGTCAGCCACGGCGGCCGAGGTCCTCGCCGCCGACCTCGGGGTCGAGACCGAGACGACGGCGAAGTGGCTGCACGAGCACCGGCATGGGCGGTGGGATCTGCGTCCGGGGCAGCTCGTCGTACTCGACGAGGCGTCGCTGGCCGGGACGTTCGCGCTCGACGCTATCGCCGCGCACGTGGCGGAGGCGGGCGCGAAGCTGGTGCTGGTGGGGGACTGGGCGCAGCTCGATGCCGTCGACACCAGTGGGGCGTTCGGGCTGCTGGCGCGGTCACGCGACGACGCGCCGCGGCTCACCGACGCGCGCCGGTTCGTCCATCGGTGGGAGAAGTCGGCGTCGTTGAGCCTCCGCTTGGGTCGGCCCAGCGCCGTCGCGACCTACCAGAAGCGCGGGCGGGTGGCCGGCGGCGACCACGACGAGATGCTCGAGGCCGCGTACCGGGCCTGGCAGGCTGACCTGGACGCCGGTCGCATCACGTCGCTCATCGCCGAGGACAGCGAGACCGTCGCGGCGCTCAACGCGCGCGCCCGCAACGACCGGGTCCTCGCCGGTCTCGTCGCCGACACCGGCGTCGCCTTGGCCGACGGCAACCGCGCCGGCCAAGGCGACGTCGTCATCACCCGTCGCAATGAGCGCAGGCTCAGCATCGGCCGCAGCTGGGTGAAGAACGGCGACCGCTGGGTCGTCACCGCCTGCCACCTCGACGGCGCCGTCAGCATGCGCCGGGCCGGCAGCACCTGGCACGGCACCGTCACGCTCCCGGCCTGGTACGTCGCCGAGTACCTCGACCTCGGGTACGCGATCACCACCCATCGCGCCGAGGGCAGCACGGTCGACACCGCGCACGTCATCGTCGGTTCCAGCTCCATGACCAGAGAAGCGCTCTACGTGGCGATGACCCGCGGCCGCCACAGCAACATCGCCTACGTCGCCACCGACCGCGCCCATCTGGAAGACCACCAGAAAGCGGGCATCGAGGATCCGACAGCGGGAGACATCCTGCGCGCCGTTCTCAAGCACACTGGCAGCGAGCTCTCTGCCCACGAGACCCTCGCCGCCGAGCAAGACCACTGGAGCAGCCTCTCTCAGCTCGCCGCCGAGTACGAGACCATCGCCGAGCACGCCCAGGCCGACCACGTCGCCACCATGCTCTCCGACGCCGGGCTGGATGAAGACCGGCTGGAGACCGTCGTCAGCAGCGAAGCGTTCGGCTCGCTCGTCAGCACGCTGCGCCGGGCCTGGGCAGCAGGGTTCAACCCGGCCGCGGTGACACGACAAGCAGTGCTTTCCGGGCGGCTGGACGAGGTTGACGACCTCACGACCGTCCTGCGGTATCGAGTGCGCCGGCTCACCGACGCCAGCCGCGCCCCACGAACCGTGCCAGGACGGCAGCGGCTCATCGTCGGCCTCATCCCACGGGCGGCCGGCCTGATCGCCGACGACGTCAACGCCGCCCTCGCCGAACTGGACGGACTCATCGAGCACCGCGCGGACGAGCTCGCCGCCGCCGCGGTTGCCGACGATCAGGAGTGGGTGCGTCGATGCGGCCGACGCCCGCGCGAGCCGGCCGCGTACCGAGCCTGGACCAACTGCGTCCGCCTGATCGCCGCCTACCGCGACCTTCGTGGCGTCACCGACGATCACCCCACCGGCCCGAGGCCCACTGACGATCGCGAACTCATCGACTTCCACCGCGCCGAGCGAGCTCTGCGAGAGGCACGCGCACTGAACAGGCCCGAGGTCAGCGCGGGGGGCATCGTCAATGAACCCGTCAAGGTCGACCAGGGCCAGCGTTGA